The sequence TTCTGCCAGGGCATGCCGCTGCGCCCGGCGCGGCGTTGCCAGTCGATCAGCAAGGGGGCAAAGGCGGTGGGCAGATCGGCGCGCGGGCCGCCGACCTCACTCATGCCGCCAAGGCTTCGGCGGGCTCTTCGTCGGGCGCGGCCAGCAGGTGGTCGGTCAGCTCGGACAGCTTCGCGTCGAGCAGGTTGAGCTTGGCCTGGTGGGACTGCAGTTCGCGAATGCGCTCATCCAGACCGCCCGCGGCCTGCTGGATGCGCGAGACCGCTTCAATGCGCCGGGTGAAGTTGCGGCGGCGCTCGCGCAATTGGGCATCAAGCTGCGCAGCCGCGGACTTGTTCCACAGCTCCACTTCGTTGACCGCGGTGTCGTACACCACCCTCAAGCGGCTCATGAGCGCGCGCGCAAGGCGTTCCGCAAATTCGGGGTTCGCCAGTTTGAGCGCATTGCCCAGGCTCAGGTACTGCAGGTGACTCTTCTCGATCAGGTCGAGGTCTTTCACGTACTGGGCGAGCTGCGGCGGCGTGGGCGCCTGTAACGAAAAGCCGTATTCAGCGTTCAAGCTCTTGAAGCTGCCTTCCAGCATGGACTGGATGTCACCCGCCATGCCGTCGGCCTTGTTCATGTCGGCGCGCAACCGGTCAAAGGTGTGGTCGTACGCGCGGCGCACGCCCAGCTTGATGCCCGGTTGCCGAAGCGCCTTGGACAACACCGACACCTCGGCCTTGAGGTGTGTTGAACTCAGCATGGCAAACAGGTCTTTGAGCAAGCGCAGGTGCACCGAACGCACGGCCTGGATCTTGGCGCCGCTGGCATCAAAGTCGGCCTGCTCCTGCTCGATGCGCAGACGCATTTGCTTGATCACGCCGGCGTTCTTGCCACGCAAGCCTTCCAGCTCCTGGATCTGCTCCACAAGGTCGCGCGAGCGCGTGTGCACCATGCGCGTGGTCTCCACCCGCAAGGACTGGATGCCGGTGGCCACCGCCCCGCTCAAGATCTTGCGCCTCTGGCCCAGCAGGTCCACGCCCAGGGCCGTTTCCAGCTCCATGAGGTTGCTGGCCGCGAGCAGTTTCTTGTCGCGGTTGACCTTGGCCAGCAAGCCCTTCTGGGCCGACACAGCCAGCACCTGGCGCGGTGAAAGGCCCAGAATCTCGGCGGAGTCGGTGCGTTGCGATGCGATCTGCAATTGCACCTGCTCGGGCGAGCTGAGCGCGTCCCACATGGTGTCGATCTTGTTCAACACCACCAGACGCGACTCTTTGCCCTCACCCAGGACCGACAGGTGCTGGCGCCAGATGGTGAGGTCGGATTTGGTCACACCGGTGTCGGCCGCCAGGATGAACACCACCGCCTGCGCCTGCGGCAACAAACTCACGGTCAGCTCGGGTTCGGCACCAATCGCGTTCAAACCAGGTGTGTCCAGAATCACCAGGCCCTGCTTGAGCAGCGGGTGCGCCATGTTGATCAGGGCATGGCGCCACTTGGGCACTTCCACCGTGCCATCGGCGCCGGTGAGCGGGTTGTCTTCGGGCGATTCATCGCTCCAGAAACCCAGACCCCGCGCTTCGTCCAGCGTGACCCGCCGAACCTCGGCCACCTTTTGAATGGCACGCGCCAATTGCTTGGGGTCGTTCACGTCCAGGTCAACCCGCTCCCATTTGTCAGGGGCATTGCGCCAATCGAGCAGCGACAGGGGTTGCAAACGGGTTTCAATGGGCAAGAGGCGAAGGCACGGTGGCACTTCCGCGTCGTAGCCCAGCTCGGTGGGACACATCGTGGTGCGCCCGGCGCTCGCCGGCATGATGCGGCGCCCATAACCGGCAAAAAACACCGCGTTGATCAGCTCCGATTTGCCGCGCGAGAACTCGGCCACGAAGGCCACCATGATCTTGTCGTTCTTGACCTGGGCGTGCAGGCCGTCGAGGCGCTCGCGAATGCCGGGCTCCATCAGGTCGTGGTCGGTCAACCACTCCGCAAGCAGGCGCAACCGCAAGGCAAACTGCTTGCGCCACACGCCGTGTTGATCAAATTCCTGATTGAAACTCATAGCTCTGATGTTGTAACCACTGGTCAATATAGCATCGGCCTCCCTCGCAATACCGGGCGGCCCGCATGCCCGACAGCCGGGTCGTTTGAGCCATCAGCTTTTCTGGCAAATGGTGCAGAAAAACGTCGATCGCTGCCCTTGGCGAATGGCTTTGACGGGTGTACCACATACCCTGCAGGGGTGCCCTTCCCGGCCGTACACGAAAGCGTCGAGCTGAAAGTAGCCCGACTGGCCCTCGGCGCTGGAGAAATCCCGCAAGGTGCTGCCGCCCAGCGCGACCGCACGTGTGAGTACCTCGACGATGGCCATGTGCAGGCGCGCCGCTCGCGGCTTGGTCAGGCGATCCGCGCGCAACGTGGGCCGGATACCCGCCATGAACAAGGCCTCGGACGCATAGATGTTTCCCACGCCCACCACGATGTCACCGGACAACAACACCTGCTTGATGGCCGAACGGCGCAACTGCAGCGCGCGGTGGAACGCCAAAGGATCAAACCCGCCTTCCAGCGGCTCCACGCCCAGACCGCCCAGCAGCTTGGCAGCGGTGGCGCTGTCCAGGGCGTCGGCGTGGACCACCGCACCGAAGCGGCGGGGGTCGTGCAATCGAAGGGTCCCCCGGCTGGTCAACAGTTCGAAATGGTCGTGGACACCCCGCGGCGGCAGTGCCAGGTCGAACTGCAGGCTGCCCGACATGCCCAGATGCACCAGGAGCACGCCGCGGTCCAGGTTGATCAGCAAATACTTTCCCCGCCGCGTGACAGAGACCACCGTTCGACCCTGCAAAGCAGTCTCTTCACAACCCAACGGCCAGCGCAGCGGTTTTCCCATCTGCAAACGCAGGATGGAAGCCCCGGCAATGCGGTCGGCAAAGCTGCGCCGGGTGACTTCAACTTCGGGGAGTTCGGGCATGGGACGGTGTTTTCTTCCTAGCATCCGGAACGCTTGTGCGGTCTTCAGATCAGACCCCTGCGCCCCGAAAACCTTCCATTATCATGACCCGATGAATACCTTGCACCGCGCCGAAGGCCCGTCCACCCAGCGTGCTCGCCCGCCCCATGTCGGTCCGGGAAATCCTGCAAGGCTGGCGCGACACACGGCCCTCGCCATGGCGCTGGCCGGCTGTTTGTTCGGTGCGTCGGCACAAACCACCACGCCCACGCCCGCACCAGCAACTGCGGCAAGCCCTGGCGACACGGTGGTCAACTCGGCACTGAACGCGCCCCTCTTTTACCAACTGCTGCTCGGCGAACTCAACGTGCGCGGGGGCGAGCCCGGCACGGGCTACTCGTTCATCCTCGATGCGGCGCGCAAACAGCGCGATCCGCTGCTCTACCGCCGTGCTGTCGAAGTGGCGCTGCAAGCCCGGTCAGGTGATGCCGCGCTGGCGGCTGCTCGCGCCTGGACTGTCGAGCTGCCCGGCAGCGCGGAAGCCCGCCGGTTCGAACTCCAGATTCTCTTGGCCCTCAACCGGGTCGGCGAAACCGGGCCGGTGCTGCAAGCCATCCTGAACGAGGCCACGGCCTCTGACCGCAACGACACCATCAATGCGATCCCCCAGACGTATTCGCGCGTGACCGACAAAAACCAGGCAGCGGCCGTGGTTCGTGAAGCCCTGGGCCCTTTCCTCAAACAACCCGCTCACGCGGCAGCCGCCTTCACGTCGATTGGCCGCATGTATCTCGCGCAAGACCAGATGCCCGAGGCGCTGGTCTCGGCCCGCCTCGGCCACACGGCCGAACCGGCGTCGGCCTTTCCCGCGTTGCTGGCACTGGAGCTCATGGAGCGTGGAGAAACGCAGGCCGAGCCCATCGTGCGTCAACAGCTCGAAGCCAGCAACATCAACACCGCCGCCGACACCGCCGTCGCGCTGGCCTATGCACGGATCCTGATCGATACGCAACGCAACGCGGAAGCCCGCGCGCAACTCGAAAAGCTGACCGCGCGCCAGGCCGACCAGGCCGAACCCTGGCTCTTGCTCGGTTCCTTGCAACTGCAGGAAAACGCCCTGCCCGCAGCGACCGCGTCGCTGGAGAAGTACATGGCGTTGGCCCGGCCAGCGGGCGATGAACGCTCGGCCCGCGGACTCACGCAAGCCTATTTGATGATGGCGCAGATCGCAGAAAAGCGTCAGGACTACGCAGCCGCCACCGCGTGGCTGGACCGCATTGAAAACGCCGACGACATCATGGCGGCGCAAATGCGCCGTGCCTCGCTGTTGGCCCGGCAAGGCCAGATGCCGCAAGCACGGGCCTTGTTGCGCAGCCAGCCCGAACGCCGCCCGGAAGACGCGCGCCTGAAGCTGGCGGCCGAAGCGCAGCTGCTGCGCGACTTCAAGCTGTGGAAAGAAGCCTACGAGGTCTATGGCGAGGCCGTTGCGCGCTTCCCTGACGAAGCCGATCTGCGCTATGACCAGGCCATGATGGCCGAAAAGGCGGGCAAGCCGGCCGACATGGAAGTGCTGTTGCGCGCGCTGATCGTGGCCAAACCCGACTTCCACCACGCCTACAACGCCCTGGGTTACTCGCTGGCCGATCGCAACGAACGTCTGCCCGAAGCCAAGCGGCTGATCGAGAAGGCGGTGGAGTTGGCCCCCGGCGACGCCTACATCCAGGACAGCCTGGGTTGGGTCGAATTCCGGCTCGGCAACACCGGGCGCGCACTCGAGATCCTGCAGGCGGCCTACGGGAAGCGCCCGGATCCGGAAATCGCAGCGCACCTGGGTGAAGTCCTTTGGTCAAAAGGACAACGTGATCAGGCCCTCAAGATCTGGCGCGAAGGTCTGATGCTGTCGGCCGACAACGAAACCCTGCAAGGAACACTCAAGCGCCTGCGTGTCAAACCATGAGGTGGGCTGCGCTGCTCGTCACCGTGGCCTTGCTGTCGGCCTGCGCCACACCGCAACGCGCCATGCAGCCCGGTGAAGAGCTCTGGAGTGGACGTTTGGCCATGACCGTGCAGAGCGATCCGCCGCAGTCCTTTTCGGCGGGCTTCGAGTTGCGTGGCACACCGGAGGCCGGTGAACTCCAGCTCACCTCGCCATTGGGCACGTCGCTTGCCACCGTGGTGTGGTTGCCCGGCAGCGCAGAAATGCGCCAGGGCGGTCAGGTCACCCGGCGCGGCAGCCTGGACGAACTCACCACCGAGCTCAGCGGCACGCCCGTGCCGGTGGCCGCCCTCTTCGGCTGGCTGCGCGGCCGGGCAGGCGATGTGCCAGGCTGGCAGGCCGATCTGACGCGCCAATCCGAAGGTCGCATCACGGCTCGCCGGACCTCGCCCGCGCCCGTGGCCGAGCTTCGGGTCGTCGTGCAACCATGACGCAGGGGACCCGATTGCGTCGCCTGTTCGATGTCCCGGCGCCCGCCAAACTCAACTTGTTCCTGCACATCACCGGGCGGCGAGACGACGGCTACCACCTGCTGCAATCCGTCTTCATGCTGATCGACTGGTGCGACCGCCTGCATTTCGAGTTGCGGCCCGACGGCCAGATCAGCCGGGAAGACCTCGCGCAGATGCCGCTGCCGGCCGAAGACCTCTCTGTGCGCGCCGCCCGTGCGCTGCAGGCTGCCACCGGCTGCACCCACGGCGTGCACATCGCACTCGAAAAGCAGCTGCCCGCGGAAGCCGGTCTGGGCGGGGGTTCGTCGGACGCTGCCACCACCCTGCTGGCACTCAATCGCCTCTGGGGTCTGGGTCTGACACGCCCACAGCTCTCCGCCATTGGCCTCACGCTGGGCGCCGATGTGCCGTTTTTCATCGGCGGGCGCCACGCATGGGTCGAGGGCGTGGGCGAGCGTCTCACGCCCGTGGCACTGGCCGCGGCGCACTTTGTGGTGGTCAAACCACCCGGCGGAGCGTCCACGCAACGCATCTTCAGCGCGCCCGAGCTCAAACGGGACACAAAAACTGCTACAATCCAAGGCTTTGCTGCAAACGACTCGCGTGAAGATGCCCAGGCAACTGGGGTGATCGAACTCCAGAAAATTCTGGCTTTCGGACACAACGATCTTCAACCCGTGGCGCAGGCGCTGTGTCCCGATGTGGGGCACTGCATTCAATGGTTGCAAGACCAGGGTTTGCAGGGGCGCATGACCGGATCGGGAACGGCGGTGTTTGCGCAAGTGCCGCAAGCCATGCAACTGACCACCGCCCCGAGCGACTGGACGGTTCGTGAATGCAGCAACATGGATGTCCATCCATTGCTCGACTGGTGCTCCGATTAGAATCGGCAAGCGTTCAGCCCAGGCAGTGGTTGCGCAACCTGCGACAAGGTTTTTCGGTGATCTGTCCGGCTTCACGTTGAACAGATCTCCTGCGTAGGGGAGTCGCCAAGTTGGTAAAGGCACTGGATTTTGATTCCAGCATGCGAGGGTTCGAGTCCTTCCTCCCCTGCCACCCGTTTTCATCACATCACGTACCCACCCGGCCGTTCCACGAACGGCCATTTTTTGACGGCGATCCATTTGGGCCGTCGCTCAAACAGCTGGGAACCCCATGCAAGTTCAGCCGCCGGATTTCATGATCTTCACCGGCAACGCCAATCCGGTGTTGGCCGCGGAAATTGCACAGCATCTGGGCACGCAGCTCGGTGCGGCCAACGTGGGGCGCTTCTCCGACGGTGAAGTCACGGTCGAGATCACACAAAACGTTCGCGCCCGCCACGTGTTCGTGATCCAGTCCACCTGCTCGCCGACCAACGAGAACCTGATGGAACTCATCATCATGGTGGACGCGCTCAAGCGCGCATCGGCCGTGAGCATCTCCGCCGTCATCCCCTACTTCGGCTACGCCCGCCAGGACCGCCGTCCGCGCTCCGGCCGCGTGCCGATTTCGGCCAAGGTTGTGGCCAACATGCTGACCGCCGTGGGCGTGAACCGCGTGCTCACCATGGACCTGCACGCCGACCAGATCCAGGGCTTCTTCGACATCCCGGTGGACAACATCTACGCCTCGCCCGTGCTGTTGGGCGACCTGCGTCAGAAAAACTACCCGGACCTGCTGGTGGTCTCGCCCGACGTGGGCGGCGTGGTGCGCGCCCGCGCGCTGGCCAAGCAGCTCAATTGCGACATGGCCATCATCGACAAGCGTCGACCCAAGGCCAACGTGTCGGAAGTGATGCACGTGATCGGCGACATCGACGGGCGCAACTGCGTGATCATGGACGACATGATCGACACCGCCGGCACGCTGGTCAAAGCCGCCGAGGTGCTCAAGGAGCGCGGTGCCAAACACGTTTACGCTTACTGCACGCACCCGATCTTTTCGGGCCCGGCCATCGAACGCATCGCCAAGGGCAACGCCCTCGACGAGGTGGTGGTCACCAACACCATTCCCCTGTCGCAAGCCGCCCAGGCCTGCGCCAAGATCCGCCAACTCTCCGTGGCACCGCTGATGGCCGAAACCATCGCGCGCATTGCTTCGGGTGAGTCGGTGATGAGTTTGTTTGCCGATCAGGACAACCTCTTCTAAGAGGTTCTGAAGGCAGCAAAAGCGGGTGACCTCCATGGTGGGGGTCGCTCTTTTGAAACAGAGGTGTTCTGGTCGCGGAACCCCTCCACAGGAGTAAGTCATGCAATTCGTCGCTTTTGAGCGCGCCAAGCAGGGTACGGGTGCGAGCCGCCGTCTCCGCAACACCGGCCGCACGCCCGGTATCGTCTTTGGTGGTGAAACACCCGCCGCCACGATCGAACTCGATCACAACGCCCTGTGGCACGCCCTGAAGAAGGAAGCGTTCCACTCTTCCATCCTTGAGATGGACGTGGCCGGCTCGGTGCAAAAAGTGCTGCTGCGCGATGTGCAGTACCACCCGTACAAGCCGCTCGTGCTGCACGTGGACTTTCAGCGTGTGAACGACAAGACCCGCCTGCACAAGAAAGTGCCCCTGCACTTCATCAACGAAGAGAACTCGCCTGCGGTCAAGACCGACAAGTGCGTGATCAACCACGTGATGACCGAGATCGAAATCGAGTGCCTGGCCACCCAGCTGCCCGAGAACATCACCATCGACCTGGGCGAAGTCGTCAAGGGCGGCACGGTCCACACCGGCGACATCAAGCTGCCCAAGGGCATCAAGCTCGTGATGCATGGCCGCAAGAACCTGACCATCGCCACTGTGGTGGAGCCGGTTGAAGACGTCGTGGTGGCTGTTGTGGCCGCTCCCGTCGACGACAAAAAAGGCGCCAAGGGCAAGAAGAAGTAATCTGTCTTCGGACCGATGACTGCCTTGAAACGGCCCGCCTTGGCGGGCCGTTTTGCTTGGTGCCCAGGATACCTGCCGATAATCCCACCCCATGATCAAACTCATCGCCGGCCTGGGCAACCCGGGCCCGGATTACGAACACACCCGTCACAACGCCGGCTTCTGGTGGGTGGATGAAGCGGCGCGCCTGCTCAAGACATCGCTGCAGATGGAGCGGGGACATTTCGGTCTGGTGGCGCGCGCGAATGTGGGGGGTCAGAGCGTCTGGCTGGTGGAGCCGCAGACCTTCATGAACCTCTCGGGCAAGTCGGTGGCGTCGGTGGCGCGCTTCTTCAAGATAGCTCCTGAAGAAGTGCTGGTGGTGCACGACGAGCTGGACCTGCCACCCGGTGAAGTGAAGCTCAAGAAGGGTGGTGGTCACGCGGGCCACAACGGACTGCGCGACATCCACGCCCAGCTGGGCAGCGCCGACTACTGGCGCCTGCGCGTGGGCATTGGCCACCCGGGCAACAAGAACGAAGTGGCCAACTGGGTGCTGAAGAAGCCTTCACCCGACGACCGCATTGCGATTGCCCAGGCGCTGGATCGCAGCCTCAAGGCCTTGCCGCATTTGATCGCCGGGGAAATGGACAAGGCCACCGCGCTCATCCACACCAGCAAGCCACCGAGGGCCAAACCGCCTCGCCCGGCCAAGGCCGATCAGGTGCCCGTTGAAGGCGCAGCGGGCGAAGGCACGTCACCTGCGGCCGACAAGGGCTGACCGGCTTTTTGCAGACGCTGGTACTTCTGCCAAAGCGTTTCGCGCGACTCGATGTGGTCGGGGTGGATGGGGATGCAACTCACCGGGCAGACCTGCACACACTGTGGCTCGTCAAAATGGCCCACACACTCGGTGCAGCGCGACGGATCGATCTCGTAGATCTCCTCGCCCATGTAAATCGCCTGGTTCGGGCACTCGGGCTCGCACACATCGCAGTTGATGCATTCGTCGGTGATCAGCAGGGCCATGGCGGTCGCTCCCTGTTCAGGCTTGCAGCGGAGCCGGTTTGAGGTTCGCGCCCACGTGGGCGTTCACCATCTGGGACACATCGCCACCCAGTTGCGAAATCTCGCGCACCAGCGTGCTGGAGATGCACTGCAGCTCGGCCTGCGGCAACAGGAACACCGTCTCCACCGCCGGGTTGAGTTTGCGGTTCATCGCGGCCATCTGGGCCTCGTAGTCGAAGTCGGTCAGGTTGCGGATGCCGCGCACCACGGCACACGCGCCTTGCTCGCGGCAGAAATCCATGATGAGACCGTCGAACGGCAGCACACGCATCTGCCCGGGCATGCGAGACGCGGCCTCGGCCGCCATGTCCAGCCGCTGTTGCAAGGCGAAGCGGGTCTTCTTGTGGTGGGCGATGGCGACCGCGATGATCACCTCGTCAAACAGCAACGCAGCGCGGCGCGCCACGTCTTCGTGGCCCAGCGTGAGCGGGTCGAAGGTGCCGCTGTACACCGCCACACGGGGCTGTTTTGAGGACGGAGAAAGGTCGGAAGGCATGGCCGGAATTATGCGCGCGGGGCTGTCAGTGCCCGCTCACTGCGCGGGCAAAGGCCGCAACAGGTGAAAGGCCACCGCGCCCGCCTTGCCCTGTCGGTGCAACTGCAGACCCAGCATCGCCAGCTCATCGTCGAGCCAGGGGCGTGGCGCCTCCAGGTACACGAGGCCATCAACACCGATGGCCTGACGCGCAGCCGTCAGCGCAGAAAGCACCAGGGTTTCGTTCTGCGCATCGGCGAACGGTGGATCGAGAAACACCACGTCAAAGCCCTGCCCGGCGCGCTGGCGCAGCGCGGCCACACCGTCACCGCGCTCCACGCGCACGGCGGTGGCCTTGAGTTTGGTCACGGTGCGGCTGAGGTTGGCAAGCAAGGCGCTGTCCTGTTCGACCAGCACCACCTCCACCGCGCCGCGCGAAGCGGCTTCGAGGCCCAGCGCACCGGTGCCGGCAAAGGCGTCCACGCAGCGCAGGCCGGTGAGGTCCTGCCCCAGCCAGTTGAACAGGGTCTCGCGCACACGCGAGGGCGTGGGACGCAGACCTGGCCGGTCGGCCACAGGCAGCAGCGTGCGTTTCCAGAGACCGCCGATGATGCGGATTTCGTGCGGGGCGCTGGCCGCAGCGCGTGCGGCGGAAACGGGAGGTTTTTTCATGCCGCCGAGCTTACGCGACCCGAACGCGCATCGCGTTCAGGGCTGGGCTCCAACAACCACCGTCACCATGCGGTCCGGCTGCAGCACGCGAGCAAACGCACGGCGGATGTCGGCCACGCTCACGCGCTCCACCTGCTGGGTCCAAGTGTCCAGGTAATCCAGCGGCAGGCCGTTCCAGCCGATGTTGGCCACGTTGTCGAGCAACTTGCGGTTGCTGTCGATACGCAGTGAAAAGCCGTTCACCAGAAACGCCTTGGCCGCCACCAGCTCGGCCTCGGTGGGGCCCTGCTCCACGAACTGCTTCACCACGTTGCGCGACACCTCCACGGCCTGGGCGGCCTGGTCGGGACGCGTGGTCAGGCCGATCTGGAAGGCCCCGGCATGTCGGCCCGGCGCGAAGTAGCTGAACACGCTGTAGCTCAGGCCACGCTTCTCACGCACTTCGGTGGTCAGTCTCGAAAC is a genomic window of Hydrogenophaga sp. RAC07 containing:
- the coaD gene encoding pantetheine-phosphate adenylyltransferase; the protein is MPSDLSPSSKQPRVAVYSGTFDPLTLGHEDVARRAALLFDEVIIAVAIAHHKKTRFALQQRLDMAAEAASRMPGQMRVLPFDGLIMDFCREQGACAVVRGIRNLTDFDYEAQMAAMNRKLNPAVETVFLLPQAELQCISSTLVREISQLGGDVSQMVNAHVGANLKPAPLQA
- a CDS encoding YfhL family 4Fe-4S dicluster ferredoxin — protein: MALLITDECINCDVCEPECPNQAIYMGEEIYEIDPSRCTECVGHFDEPQCVQVCPVSCIPIHPDHIESRETLWQKYQRLQKAGQPLSAAGDVPSPAAPSTGT
- a CDS encoding dynamin family protein; its protein translation is MSFNQEFDQHGVWRKQFALRLRLLAEWLTDHDLMEPGIRERLDGLHAQVKNDKIMVAFVAEFSRGKSELINAVFFAGYGRRIMPASAGRTTMCPTELGYDAEVPPCLRLLPIETRLQPLSLLDWRNAPDKWERVDLDVNDPKQLARAIQKVAEVRRVTLDEARGLGFWSDESPEDNPLTGADGTVEVPKWRHALINMAHPLLKQGLVILDTPGLNAIGAEPELTVSLLPQAQAVVFILAADTGVTKSDLTIWRQHLSVLGEGKESRLVVLNKIDTMWDALSSPEQVQLQIASQRTDSAEILGLSPRQVLAVSAQKGLLAKVNRDKKLLAASNLMELETALGVDLLGQRRKILSGAVATGIQSLRVETTRMVHTRSRDLVEQIQELEGLRGKNAGVIKQMRLRIEQEQADFDASGAKIQAVRSVHLRLLKDLFAMLSSTHLKAEVSVLSKALRQPGIKLGVRRAYDHTFDRLRADMNKADGMAGDIQSMLEGSFKSLNAEYGFSLQAPTPPQLAQYVKDLDLIEKSHLQYLSLGNALKLANPEFAERLARALMSRLRVVYDTAVNEVELWNKSAAAQLDAQLRERRRNFTRRIEAVSRIQQAAGGLDERIRELQSHQAKLNLLDAKLSELTDHLLAAPDEEPAEALAA
- a CDS encoding 50S ribosomal protein L25/general stress protein Ctc, giving the protein MQFVAFERAKQGTGASRRLRNTGRTPGIVFGGETPAATIELDHNALWHALKKEAFHSSILEMDVAGSVQKVLLRDVQYHPYKPLVLHVDFQRVNDKTRLHKKVPLHFINEENSPAVKTDKCVINHVMTEIEIECLATQLPENITIDLGEVVKGGTVHTGDIKLPKGIKLVMHGRKNLTIATVVEPVEDVVVAVVAAPVDDKKGAKGKKK
- a CDS encoding tetratricopeptide repeat protein; protein product: MNTLHRAEGPSTQRARPPHVGPGNPARLARHTALAMALAGCLFGASAQTTTPTPAPATAASPGDTVVNSALNAPLFYQLLLGELNVRGGEPGTGYSFILDAARKQRDPLLYRRAVEVALQARSGDAALAAARAWTVELPGSAEARRFELQILLALNRVGETGPVLQAILNEATASDRNDTINAIPQTYSRVTDKNQAAAVVREALGPFLKQPAHAAAAFTSIGRMYLAQDQMPEALVSARLGHTAEPASAFPALLALELMERGETQAEPIVRQQLEASNINTAADTAVALAYARILIDTQRNAEARAQLEKLTARQADQAEPWLLLGSLQLQENALPAATASLEKYMALARPAGDERSARGLTQAYLMMAQIAEKRQDYAAATAWLDRIENADDIMAAQMRRASLLARQGQMPQARALLRSQPERRPEDARLKLAAEAQLLRDFKLWKEAYEVYGEAVARFPDEADLRYDQAMMAEKAGKPADMEVLLRALIVAKPDFHHAYNALGYSLADRNERLPEAKRLIEKAVELAPGDAYIQDSLGWVEFRLGNTGRALEILQAAYGKRPDPEIAAHLGEVLWSKGQRDQALKIWREGLMLSADNETLQGTLKRLRVKP
- a CDS encoding lipoprotein insertase outer membrane protein LolB, with the protein product MRWAALLVTVALLSACATPQRAMQPGEELWSGRLAMTVQSDPPQSFSAGFELRGTPEAGELQLTSPLGTSLATVVWLPGSAEMRQGGQVTRRGSLDELTTELSGTPVPVAALFGWLRGRAGDVPGWQADLTRQSEGRITARRTSPAPVAELRVVVQP
- a CDS encoding ribose-phosphate pyrophosphokinase, which gives rise to MQVQPPDFMIFTGNANPVLAAEIAQHLGTQLGAANVGRFSDGEVTVEITQNVRARHVFVIQSTCSPTNENLMELIIMVDALKRASAVSISAVIPYFGYARQDRRPRSGRVPISAKVVANMLTAVGVNRVLTMDLHADQIQGFFDIPVDNIYASPVLLGDLRQKNYPDLLVVSPDVGGVVRARALAKQLNCDMAIIDKRRPKANVSEVMHVIGDIDGRNCVIMDDMIDTAGTLVKAAEVLKERGAKHVYAYCTHPIFSGPAIERIAKGNALDEVVVTNTIPLSQAAQACAKIRQLSVAPLMAETIARIASGESVMSLFADQDNLF
- the rsmD gene encoding 16S rRNA (guanine(966)-N(2))-methyltransferase RsmD; this encodes MKKPPVSAARAAASAPHEIRIIGGLWKRTLLPVADRPGLRPTPSRVRETLFNWLGQDLTGLRCVDAFAGTGALGLEAASRGAVEVVLVEQDSALLANLSRTVTKLKATAVRVERGDGVAALRQRAGQGFDVVFLDPPFADAQNETLVLSALTAARQAIGVDGLVYLEAPRPWLDDELAMLGLQLHRQGKAGAVAFHLLRPLPAQ
- the pth gene encoding aminoacyl-tRNA hydrolase, producing MIKLIAGLGNPGPDYEHTRHNAGFWWVDEAARLLKTSLQMERGHFGLVARANVGGQSVWLVEPQTFMNLSGKSVASVARFFKIAPEEVLVVHDELDLPPGEVKLKKGGGHAGHNGLRDIHAQLGSADYWRLRVGIGHPGNKNEVANWVLKKPSPDDRIAIAQALDRSLKALPHLIAGEMDKATALIHTSKPPRAKPPRPAKADQVPVEGAAGEGTSPAADKG
- the ispE gene encoding 4-(cytidine 5'-diphospho)-2-C-methyl-D-erythritol kinase: MRRLFDVPAPAKLNLFLHITGRRDDGYHLLQSVFMLIDWCDRLHFELRPDGQISREDLAQMPLPAEDLSVRAARALQAATGCTHGVHIALEKQLPAEAGLGGGSSDAATTLLALNRLWGLGLTRPQLSAIGLTLGADVPFFIGGRHAWVEGVGERLTPVALAAAHFVVVKPPGGASTQRIFSAPELKRDTKTATIQGFAANDSREDAQATGVIELQKILAFGHNDLQPVAQALCPDVGHCIQWLQDQGLQGRMTGSGTAVFAQVPQAMQLTTAPSDWTVRECSNMDVHPLLDWCSD
- the mutM gene encoding bifunctional DNA-formamidopyrimidine glycosylase/DNA-(apurinic or apyrimidinic site) lyase, translated to MPELPEVEVTRRSFADRIAGASILRLQMGKPLRWPLGCEETALQGRTVVSVTRRGKYLLINLDRGVLLVHLGMSGSLQFDLALPPRGVHDHFELLTSRGTLRLHDPRRFGAVVHADALDSATAAKLLGGLGVEPLEGGFDPLAFHRALQLRRSAIKQVLLSGDIVVGVGNIYASEALFMAGIRPTLRADRLTKPRAARLHMAIVEVLTRAVALGGSTLRDFSSAEGQSGYFQLDAFVYGREGHPCRVCGTPVKAIRQGQRSTFFCTICQKS